In a genomic window of Primulina huaijiensis isolate GDHJ02 chromosome 10, ASM1229523v2, whole genome shotgun sequence:
- the LOC140986915 gene encoding uncharacterized protein, with protein sequence MQFCSVGGASSSENAINIFYRIYGGGPVKVLMIIGLAATHDSWDPQIKVLVGTTILNGSESADGDQGNESCGSGGSGVEVCAFDNRGMGRSSIPSKKSQYTTKIMARDAIALMDHLGWKKAHVFGHSMGAMIACKLASMVPERVLSLALLNVTGGGYECIPKIDRRSMSIALRFLRAKTPEQRAAVDLDTHYSQEYLEEYVGQKTRRLILYQEYVKGISSTGMQSNYGFEGQLNACWTHKMSRTKLESIRASGFPISVIHGRHDVIAQMCHAKRLAEKLYPSARMVELDGGHLVSHERTEEVNKALLELIKASENTTSLHEWTNLSSKSNSSKSSRNLLWRAINSSVIVESAEKIHIFLIYFFGLFVLVFEYIRRAARSLKPVRVGSALT encoded by the exons atgcagTTTTGCAGCGTTGGCGGAGCATCGAGCAGCGAAAAtgcaatcaatattttttacagAATCTATGGTGGAGGACCCGTCAAAGTTCTTATGATAATCG GATTAGCTGCGACCCACGATTCATGGGACCCACAGATAAAGGTTCTGGTCGGAACGACCATACTGAACGGTAGTGAATCGGCGGACGGCGATCAGGGCAATGAGAGCTGCGGCAGCGGCGGTTCTGGCGTGGAAGTTTGCGCGTTTGATAATCGTGGAATGGGTCGGAGCTCCATTCCGAGCAAAAAATCTCAATATAC GACCAAAATTATGGCAAGAGATGCTATAGCTTTAATGGATCACTTGGGTTGGAAAAAAGCTCATGTTTTTGGCCATTCAATGG GAGCTATGATTGCTTGTAAATTGGCTTCGATGGTACCTGAAAGAGTTTTATCTTTGGCTCTACTAAATGTAACTGGTGGAGGTTATGAATGTATACCAAAG ATTGATCGCCGAAGTATGTCGATTGCTCTTCGTTTTCTGAGGGCAAAAACTCCTGAGCAGAGAGCAGCCGTTGATTTAGATACACATTACTCACag GAATATCTGGAAGAGTATGTTGGACAGAAGACCAGAAGATTAATCTTATACCAA GAATATGTAAAGGGCATATCATCAACAGGTATGCAGTCAAATTATGGATTCGAAGGTCAGTTAAACGCTTGCTGGACGCATAAAATGTCAAGAACCAAACTGGAATCTATACGTGCTTCCGGATTTCCTATATCAGTAATTCATGGAAG ACATGACGTTATTGCTCAAATGTGCCATGCAAAACGGCTTGCAGAGAAATTGTATCCATCTGCAAGAATGGTCGAACTTGATGGCGGGCATCTCGTGAGCCATGAGAGAACTGAAGAG GTCAATAAAGCTCTTCTCGAGTTGATAAAGGCATCCGAAAATACAACAAGTCTACACGAGTGGACAAATCTTTCAAGTAAAAGCAACA GTTCCAAATCTTCTCGGAACTTGCTATGGAGAGCAATCAATTCATCTGTCATAGTAGAAAGTGCAGAGAAGATACATATTTTCctaatatattttttcggtCTCTTTGTATTAGTGTTCGAGTACATCCGAAGAGCTGCAAGAAGCCTCAAACCAGTAAGAGTTGGATCTGCCCTTACATAA